The Natrinema saccharevitans genome includes the window GTACGCGACCGTCTCCGCGTCCTCGTCGTCGCTTTCGTGTCGGTCGATGCGAGCGAACCCGACCCGCTCGAACTGCACCAGTTCGTCGGGCTCGAGGTCGCCGACGCCGGGTTCGGCGTGGCCACGCACGTCGCCCTCGATCGTCCGCATGCGGAGGGGGACGCGGTCGTCCGCGGGTACCCAGTGGACGACGTCGACGCCCTCCTCGCGGACCACGTCGAGATCGTCGGTGGCGTACCGTAACACGCCGTCCTCGAGTTCGAACCCGCCCAGTCCCTTCAGCCAGAGCCGCGTGTCATCGGCGGCCGAGTCGGGGAGGTCCTCGGCCTCGAGCATGACCGAGTCGCCGACGGGGATCTTGCGGACGCCCCGCTCCTCGTGGTTGGGGTGCAGCGGCGGGTTCGCCTCGGCAGGCGGGTCACCGGCGAGGGGGAGCTGATTGCCATCGCGGACGAAAAAGCGGCGGTCCGTCTCCTCGTCGATCAGATCGCGGTTGGCGGCGTAGATCGAACTCATCGCCAGGTCGACGTCGCTGGTCGAGGTGCCGAGCCCGACCATCGCCTCGACGATGGCCTCGCCCCGAATACCGCGCCGGCGCAGGCTCTTGAGCGTCGGCGCTCGCGGGTCGTCCCACCCGTCGAGTTCGCCAGCCTCGATCAGCTCCGAGATGGTCGAGGTACTCACCTTCACGTCGTAGTCGTCGAGCTGGACGTGGCCCCAGTGGACGACTTCCGGGTACTCCCAGTCGAAGTAGTCGTAGACGAACCCCTGTCGCTTCGCGGAGTCCTGCAGGTCGATCCCGCGGATGATGTGGGTGATTCCCAGCAGATGGTCGTCGATCCCCGACTGGAAGTCGAGCATCGGCCAGCAGCGGTACTCGCTGGCCGCCTCGCGGGGGTGTGGCGTATCGATCATCCGGAAGGCGACCCAGTCGCGCAGGGCGGGGTTCTTGTGTTCGATGTCGGTTTTCACGCGGAGGACCATCTCGCCGCTCTCGTACTCGCCGTCGATCATGGCCGCGAACTCCTCGGTGACCGTCTCGACGTCTTTCTCGCGGTGGGGACAGGCCTCGCCCGCGTTCTTCAACTCGGAGAACGCCTCGCCCGAACACGAGCAGGTGTAGGCCCCGCCCAGTTCGATCAGCTCGCGGGCGTGGTCGTAGTAGGTCTCGAGGCGGTCGCTCGCCCTGTAGACATCGTCCGGCTCGAAGCCGAGATACTCGAGGTCCTCGAGGATCGCGTCGTAGGCCTCGAGATCCGGCCGCTTGGTCTCGGGATCGGTGTCGTCAAAGCGCACGCAGAACCAGCCGTCGTAGCGTTCGCGGTAGGTGCCGATGACGGCGGGCATCCGGGCGTGGCCGACGTGCCAGGGCCCGTTCGGGTTCGGCGCACACCGCATCCGGATCTCGTCGTAGTCGTCGGCGTTGGGCAGGTCGGGGAGGTCGTGTTCGTCTTCCTCTTCTTCGGCCTCGATCTCGGCGAGTTCCTCGGGCGCGAGGTCCTCGAGGCGCTCGCGTTTGGCCTCGTAGCCGAGGTCGTTGACCCGGCCGACGACGCCGCCGGCGATGCCCGGGACCTCGTCGCCGTGTTCGCGGAAGTCGGGGTTGTCGCCCATCAGCGGCCCCATGATGGCACCGACGTCGGCGTCGCTCTCGTGTTTGACGGCGTTCAACAGCGCGTGCTTCTCGACCTCGCGCTCGATGCGTTCGCGTAAGTCGTCGTCCATTACCGGGCGGTACTTCCGCCCGGGCCAAAACCCTCGCGATTCGGGCCGCAACCGACGCACGCACCGGCGGCCGCCCGCGACGAATTCTCGGACCGCTACCAGTCACTTCCGGCGCAACCGCTCCCCGTCCCGTGGTCGTGCCGGGAAATCGGGACAGCAGCCGATCTCAGTCCTCGAGGTCCTCGGGGTACACGCGGCTGTTGAGAACGTTGCTCATCAACACCATCGCGGCCGTAGCGTCGTCCCCGCCATCGGTCTCGTTATCGGTCGCCCCGTCGGTGTCACTGCCGCTGTCGCCGTCGCCGGTCTCCGCCGACGTCTCGGTACTCCCACCGTCGCTCTCGGTCCCATCTTCGGCGGCGACGGCCTCGTTGTACTG containing:
- a CDS encoding glutamate--tRNA ligase, with the protein product MDDDLRERIEREVEKHALLNAVKHESDADVGAIMGPLMGDNPDFREHGDEVPGIAGGVVGRVNDLGYEAKRERLEDLAPEELAEIEAEEEEDEHDLPDLPNADDYDEIRMRCAPNPNGPWHVGHARMPAVIGTYRERYDGWFCVRFDDTDPETKRPDLEAYDAILEDLEYLGFEPDDVYRASDRLETYYDHARELIELGGAYTCSCSGEAFSELKNAGEACPHREKDVETVTEEFAAMIDGEYESGEMVLRVKTDIEHKNPALRDWVAFRMIDTPHPREAASEYRCWPMLDFQSGIDDHLLGITHIIRGIDLQDSAKRQGFVYDYFDWEYPEVVHWGHVQLDDYDVKVSTSTISELIEAGELDGWDDPRAPTLKSLRRRGIRGEAIVEAMVGLGTSTSDVDLAMSSIYAANRDLIDEETDRRFFVRDGNQLPLAGDPPAEANPPLHPNHEERGVRKIPVGDSVMLEAEDLPDSAADDTRLWLKGLGGFELEDGVLRYATDDLDVVREEGVDVVHWVPADDRVPLRMRTIEGDVRGHAEPGVGDLEPDELVQFERVGFARIDRHESDDEDAETVAYYAHP